The window GTTTGATCGAGACCCTGCCGATGCCTTGTCCTTGCGTTTCAAGATCAAAGGCCGTATCGCCGTAGAAAGTCTTAAAACCCCGGTTGTGTTTGAATCCGTCGTTCAGTCCGACGGCAAAATTTCTATCATGAGCTAGGCCGTGTCGTTATGATCTCAAATTATTATCAGCAGGAACTTTACCACCTCAAAGAACTCGCCGTCGAATTCTCTAAAGCTCACCCTGCCTTGGCTCCCTTGCTTTCCGGACCGGGATCGGATCCGGACGTTGAACGATTGCTTGAAGGAACAGCTTTTCTCACCGGGCTTGTACGCGAAAAGCTCGACGATGAATTTCCCGAAATCGTTCATAACCTGCTGCGCATCATTTTTCCGCATTATTTGCGGCCTATCCCATCTGCAACCGTTATTCAATTCACCCCGAAGCCAGGGCTCATGGAAATTCTTCATGTTCCCAAGGGGGCGGCCATTGCGTCGGTACCGGTCGACGACACGCGATGTGTGTTCACCACATGTTATGATGTTGATATTCATCCCTTGCGTATTACCGGCGTCAATTTGGAAAAATCTCTGGGCAAAAAGCCGCGTCTTCGTCTTTCTTTTGAACTGACGGGGATATCCTTGACCGAATGGGAACCGAAGTCTTTACGACTTCTCATCGGTGGAAGCTTGGCCGAAGCCTCGGATCGGTATCGGCTGTTATTGACTGAAGCCCGAGAGGTTCGGATTGCTGCTGGCGAAACCGGCGATGTCCTCACCTTGCCCGGTTCGTGTCTCAAGCCGGTCGGTTTTGCTGATGAAGACGCTTTGTTTCCCTATCCTCCAAATTCGTTCCCCGGATTCCGATTGTTGCAGGAATATTTTGTCATGCCGCATAAATTCCTGTTCATCGACATTACCGGACTGGATAAGTGGAAAAACAAAGGGAAGGGATCGAGCTTTAGCATTTCCATCACACTGGATGCACTGCCGCAAAATGCGCCTGATTTTAAACAGGGCCATTTCATCCTGTCCGCCACTCCGGCCGTCAATCTTTTCAAGCACGGGGCCGAACCGATTTTGCTTGATCATAAGCGGACGTATTACCGGGTGAGGCCAAGCGATCAGCATATCAACAACTACCAGGTGTATGATATCAAAAACGTGGTCGGCTTCATCCAGGGGACGGTGAAGCAGCGAAAATACGTTGCGTTTGAGATGTTTCGTCCGAGAAGTGACGATGTTGCCGTTTATCAAGTCTCGCAACGCAATTCGGCAACCGATGACTCCATGGCGCTTAATCTGTCCGTTGCGTATCCACCAGATGCGCCTGCGCCGGTCCCGGAAACGCTTTCCATAGAACTTTTATGCACCAATTTTCGATTGCCTGAGAGTCTTCAAGTCGGTGATATCAATCAACCGACGGAAACATCTCCTTCACTGACCGATTTCAAAAATATCTCGCAGCCGTCGGCAGCCGTTCAGCCGCCACTTGGTCGAGAACTGCTCTGGCGCCTATTGTCGCACATCTCTTTGAATTATTTACCTATTGCGAACGCCGAGAACCTCAAAGCGCTCTTGAGGTTGTATATTTTTCCGGATACCCGGGATCGGGCGTCGGTGGTTGCGAACAACAAACGCGTTGACGGTGTTCTCGAACTGCGTTCCATTCTCAATGAGCGTATTCTTCGGGGGCATATCATGCGGGGAAATATCATTGAGCTGACCCTGTCCAGCCAGAATTTTGCCAGTTTGGGCGATATGTATTTATTTGGGTCTGTGCTTGATACCTTTTTCGGCAGCTATTCGAGCTTGAACAGCTTTACGCAATTCAAAATTATCGACCATCATACCGGTGAGAGTTACGAATGGCCGCTACGGACGGGCGATCGCCCGCTGATTTAAAATCGATTCAGGAAGATCTGCTCGCCGATCCAGCCAGATATTCCTTTTTTCAATCCATACGGCTTTTGAGTTATTTTTTTCAAAAGCAGTATGGCATGGATGCGGCCGAGCGGTTTCTGAAGGATAATCTTCGGGTACGCCCTCAGTTGTCGCTGTCGTTTCCCGGCACCGATATTGTCGACATTTCGCGTGAATCGGCCGAAAACGGCCATGATCTGTATCACCTCACAGCGACGTTCCTTGGTCTTTACGGTGCATCCTCACCCTTACCGACGTGGTACACCGAGGATTTGCTTGATGAAGCCACGGAAGATTCGTCGGTCACTCGTGATTTTCTCGATATCATCAATATTCCGTTTTACCCGCTGCTTGCGCAAGCTTGGTCGAAATATCGGCTCTTCATGCAGGTTGCAGGCAAACTTGATGCAGAAAACATTCAGCGGTTGTACTGTCTTCTCGGATACGGATTGCCCGAATTGCGGCATGAAGTGTCCAATATGTACCGCATGCCGCGCTATATCGGGCTGTTCACACAATGGCCACGCTCGGCAACCGGTCTCAAAACGCTTATTTCAGACGCGTTGGGAGGCATTCCGGTCAAAGTGGTGCCCAATATTATACGAAAGGTGAAGATTCCTCACAGTCAACGTCTACATGTTGGTGTTCAGGGACATCAACTCGGGGAAGATGCCTATCTTGGGGAAGAATTGTCTGATCGCATGACGCGTTTTCGGCTTGTCATCGGTCCTGTCGATGACGAAAAATATCATGCTTGTCTGCCCGACTCCTCGAAGTATTCCTGGGTTCGGGAACTGACCAGGCTCTACCTGCTCAATCCGCTGGACTGCGTGCTGACGCTTCGCCTCAAAAACAGCGACGCCCGCCCGGCCCAATTGGGCGCAAACAAATGGTCTCAACTGGGGTATGATACCTGGGTTTTCTCGCAAAAACCGCCAGAACGCCCAGAGGCGGTCTTTCACATGAATCTTTACGAGGTGCACACATGATCAATGTCGACATGAAGTCCCTTTTGATGAAGCTCAATGGGTTTTGCGCCACCAGCCTGCAAAACGCGGCCGGACTGTGCGTATCGCGCACCAACTATGAAGTGATGGTCGAGCATTTTTTTCTGAAATGTCTCGAAACGCCGGGCAGCGATATGCCGCTTATCCTTAAACGATTCGAAATCGATCCGGGACGGCTCATGCAGGCATTGACCGCCTCATTGGAAGACATCAAGACCGGGAATGCGGGGAAACCTACATTTTCTCCGTTATTGATCGAACTTTTCGAATCGGCTTGGCTTGTCAACTCCATTGATTTGACGGAAGCCAAAATCCGTTCGGGTGGCGTACTCATGGCATTCCTGTCCAAGCCGACCTTTTTCAGTTCCGGGCTTTGGGTCGATATCATCAAAGCGGTCAATCTCCAGACGTTGAAAGACGAATTTTTCACCATCGTGAAAACATCGCAGGAAAAAGCCGTTCACGCGACCGCCGCACCTGGAGAAGGCGAGACGCCTTCGGGAGAAGATACGTTTATTGGTCGCTATTGCCAGGATTTTACAGCCAAAGCGCGTGAAGGCAACATTGATCCCGTGTTTGGCCGTGACCACGAGATTCGACAAATTGTCGATGTGTTGGGACGACGCCGGAAGAACAATC of the Desulfovibrio inopinatus DSM 10711 genome contains:
- the tssF gene encoding type VI secretion system baseplate subunit TssF is translated as MISNYYQQELYHLKELAVEFSKAHPALAPLLSGPGSDPDVERLLEGTAFLTGLVREKLDDEFPEIVHNLLRIIFPHYLRPIPSATVIQFTPKPGLMEILHVPKGAAIASVPVDDTRCVFTTCYDVDIHPLRITGVNLEKSLGKKPRLRLSFELTGISLTEWEPKSLRLLIGGSLAEASDRYRLLLTEAREVRIAAGETGDVLTLPGSCLKPVGFADEDALFPYPPNSFPGFRLLQEYFVMPHKFLFIDITGLDKWKNKGKGSSFSISITLDALPQNAPDFKQGHFILSATPAVNLFKHGAEPILLDHKRTYYRVRPSDQHINNYQVYDIKNVVGFIQGTVKQRKYVAFEMFRPRSDDVAVYQVSQRNSATDDSMALNLSVAYPPDAPAPVPETLSIELLCTNFRLPESLQVGDINQPTETSPSLTDFKNISQPSAAVQPPLGRELLWRLLSHISLNYLPIANAENLKALLRLYIFPDTRDRASVVANNKRVDGVLELRSILNERILRGHIMRGNIIELTLSSQNFASLGDMYLFGSVLDTFFGSYSSLNSFTQFKIIDHHTGESYEWPLRTGDRPLI
- the tssG gene encoding type VI secretion system baseplate subunit TssG, with product MAATDGRSPADLKSIQEDLLADPARYSFFQSIRLLSYFFQKQYGMDAAERFLKDNLRVRPQLSLSFPGTDIVDISRESAENGHDLYHLTATFLGLYGASSPLPTWYTEDLLDEATEDSSVTRDFLDIINIPFYPLLAQAWSKYRLFMQVAGKLDAENIQRLYCLLGYGLPELRHEVSNMYRMPRYIGLFTQWPRSATGLKTLISDALGGIPVKVVPNIIRKVKIPHSQRLHVGVQGHQLGEDAYLGEELSDRMTRFRLVIGPVDDEKYHACLPDSSKYSWVRELTRLYLLNPLDCVLTLRLKNSDARPAQLGANKWSQLGYDTWVFSQKPPERPEAVFHMNLYEVHT